From a single Spongiibacter taiwanensis genomic region:
- a CDS encoding lipase family protein produces the protein MLIQPGKEERASIDLMIRLAYVTYAGYYNLEGIGIRHAIRKIAKKVTPEEKIVWGPAVGGNLLDLFSTTVAMITKNTVAEAEGKAVYTLAFRGTNPTSWSSILVQDMDVSNMVPWTLVSPQAKVADDADPAILAGASFTMKDVNKLKYKGKTILEFLKGVAQEEDAHINVAGHSLGGLTAMMYPIWLMDEFRAAGISLDQRFSLWATGGLSPGNSDFVDYSEKLFADHGIYNLRITNPLDLAPKLWVQAEIANVATMYGPSVDVGKFDRSFIKLLYNMALNRDYTQTPRYMEISASLAEDIDGWFMQFVYQHMVGYINYLEDPAARSALLRMLGMEMMKVNPVMLTKMMIKMPESQLHTALSWRPFAN, from the coding sequence ATGCTGATTCAGCCAGGGAAGGAAGAACGCGCCAGCATCGATCTGATGATCCGTCTGGCCTATGTCACCTATGCCGGTTATTACAACCTGGAAGGCATCGGCATCCGCCATGCCATTCGCAAAATCGCCAAGAAGGTAACCCCGGAGGAGAAAATTGTCTGGGGCCCTGCGGTGGGTGGCAATCTGCTCGACCTGTTCAGCACCACCGTGGCCATGATCACCAAAAACACGGTGGCCGAGGCCGAAGGCAAAGCCGTGTACACCCTGGCCTTTCGGGGTACCAACCCCACCTCTTGGTCATCGATCCTGGTTCAGGATATGGACGTGAGCAACATGGTGCCCTGGACTCTGGTATCGCCCCAGGCCAAGGTTGCCGACGATGCCGATCCCGCCATTCTGGCGGGCGCCTCCTTCACTATGAAGGATGTGAACAAGCTGAAATACAAGGGCAAAACGATTCTGGAGTTTCTCAAAGGGGTCGCTCAGGAAGAGGACGCCCACATCAATGTGGCCGGGCACAGCCTGGGTGGGCTGACAGCGATGATGTACCCGATTTGGCTGATGGATGAATTTCGCGCGGCGGGCATTTCCCTCGACCAGCGCTTCAGTCTGTGGGCAACCGGCGGCCTGTCGCCGGGCAACAGTGACTTTGTTGATTACTCCGAGAAGCTGTTTGCCGACCACGGCATCTACAACCTGCGCATCACCAACCCACTGGATCTGGCTCCCAAGCTATGGGTGCAGGCAGAAATCGCCAACGTGGCAACCATGTATGGCCCCAGCGTGGACGTCGGCAAGTTTGATCGGAGTTTTATCAAGCTGCTCTACAACATGGCCCTGAACCGGGATTACACCCAGACCCCGCGTTACATGGAAATCAGCGCCTCCCTGGCCGAGGACATTGACGGCTGGTTTATGCAGTTTGTGTATCAACACATGGTCGGTTACATCAACTACCTGGAAGATCCGGCCGCTCGCTCGGCGCTGCTGCGCATGCTCGGTATGGAGATGATGAAGGTGAATCCGGTGATGCTGACCAAGATGATGATCAAAATGCCGGAGTCCCAGTTGCACACAGCGTTGTCCTGGCGGCCCTTCGCCAACTGA
- a CDS encoding DUF2834 domain-containing protein: MNFAIFRQLALGLIALLSLGLTWYFGYLWVAAGGNILNVFSFFADAFQSGPAAAFLTIDLLACWLAYMIWVVADASRIGLGRGKGWGFLALSFLGTCFAFPIYLIVRERHLARQAH, from the coding sequence ATGAATTTCGCAATATTTCGACAGCTGGCCTTGGGGCTAATTGCACTGCTTTCACTAGGGCTGACCTGGTATTTCGGTTATCTGTGGGTGGCTGCAGGCGGCAATATTCTGAACGTGTTCAGCTTCTTTGCCGATGCTTTCCAATCCGGCCCTGCCGCCGCCTTTCTGACCATCGATCTGTTGGCCTGCTGGCTCGCCTACATGATCTGGGTGGTGGCCGATGCGTCGCGCATTGGCCTCGGTCGCGGCAAAGGCTGGGGCTTTTTGGCGCTCTCCTTTCTCGGTACCTGCTTTGCCTTTCCCATTTACCTGATTGTCCGGGAGCGGCACCTGGCGCGTCAGGCGCATTGA
- a CDS encoding phosphotransferase family protein codes for MTDTSEQNNALVEPRLAYILDRKIAHSKRGPYRPKTAEQVEAALERLLNAEGFDDVRVSRVKRMTGGASKEQFSFALDHRDAPSAQTYVLRMDPLEGIVETCRLREAELLRALASEFPVPPVLAVDGEGEHLGNPGLITGFVPGVTKPTDMAGQSVSGIGSSYGRYAEIIAPQFLKTLVGLHSWQGWRQAELPNFVMPAANSTEAALYQVGLWSRVWREDLVEPVPLITLTEQWLRANAPVCEAPCLVHCDYRVGNFMFEEPSGQITTILDWELAHFGDFHEDLAWILQRLFGSWDEKGHFLVCGLMERERFLEEYQRLSGRTIDPAALRYYEIMNAWKCAIMDLSSAVIAGQRANNHQDLLITWLGAAGSVFLAQIGKLIGEEVNHAA; via the coding sequence ATGACCGATACTAGCGAACAAAATAATGCCTTAGTCGAGCCGCGATTGGCTTACATCCTCGACCGCAAAATTGCCCACAGCAAGCGTGGCCCCTATCGGCCCAAAACGGCAGAGCAGGTTGAGGCAGCACTGGAGCGTCTGCTCAACGCAGAGGGCTTTGATGACGTGCGGGTTTCCCGGGTGAAGCGGATGACCGGAGGTGCTTCCAAGGAGCAGTTCTCCTTTGCCTTGGACCACCGTGATGCGCCGAGCGCGCAGACCTATGTGCTGCGCATGGACCCCCTTGAAGGGATCGTGGAAACCTGTCGGCTACGGGAGGCAGAGCTGCTGCGGGCCCTGGCCAGCGAGTTTCCGGTGCCGCCTGTGCTGGCAGTAGATGGTGAGGGCGAGCACCTGGGTAACCCGGGTTTGATCACCGGGTTTGTGCCCGGCGTGACCAAGCCCACTGATATGGCTGGCCAGAGCGTTTCTGGCATCGGCTCCAGCTACGGCCGTTATGCCGAGATTATCGCGCCCCAGTTTCTGAAAACCCTGGTGGGACTGCATTCGTGGCAGGGCTGGCGCCAAGCCGAGCTGCCAAATTTTGTGATGCCCGCTGCCAATTCAACCGAGGCGGCTCTCTATCAGGTAGGACTCTGGTCCCGGGTGTGGCGTGAAGATCTGGTCGAACCTGTGCCGCTGATAACCTTGACTGAGCAATGGTTGCGCGCCAATGCGCCGGTCTGCGAAGCGCCCTGCCTGGTCCACTGTGATTACCGGGTGGGCAACTTTATGTTTGAGGAGCCCTCGGGCCAGATCACCACGATTCTGGATTGGGAGTTGGCACACTTTGGCGACTTCCACGAAGACCTGGCATGGATTCTCCAGCGCCTGTTTGGCAGTTGGGATGAGAAGGGCCATTTTTTGGTGTGCGGCTTGATGGAGCGAGAGCGCTTTCTTGAGGAATACCAGCGCCTTTCTGGCCGGACCATCGATCCTGCCGCGCTGCGCTACTACGAAATCATGAATGCCTGGAAGTGCGCGATTATGGATTTAAGCAGCGCAGTGATTGCTGGCCAGCGGGCCAACAATCATCAGGATTTGCTGATCACCTGGCTTGGCGCGGCCGGGTCGGTGTTTCTGGCGCAAATCGGAAAACTGATCGGAGAGGAGGTGAATCATGCTGCCTGA
- a CDS encoding DUF7064 domain-containing protein, which yields MPELTTEYMSENIERLISNPDIYKWNQSFYFNFYDRHQKTGGFFRIGVLENVGEVNCFAIFFRDGKPLFTRVNMNLPYTEQRLDPGITVAGITMKSTRSQQTAIVKVDTDDFKAELEWDLIHPMGDSIALSKNAQDDAIARELTYVHPEGFCKVTGDIHLRTGEVITIDDKGFRDLSVGPRNWTGLIHYRLAWPIFDNGVGCVAVHGITTGGDSYQKILHDGEQWLTLEKVEEQITYEDDEIGFKHVHWKVWDEKGRLWDFTGKPLFRWMFPYDSFMFVEQMMEYTLADGTKGYGMGEGGFSFPWQGNGN from the coding sequence ATGCCTGAACTCACCACCGAGTACATGAGCGAAAACATTGAGCGATTGATCTCCAACCCTGATATCTACAAGTGGAATCAAAGCTTTTACTTCAATTTTTACGATCGCCACCAAAAGACAGGCGGCTTCTTTCGCATAGGTGTTCTGGAAAATGTCGGCGAGGTGAATTGCTTTGCCATTTTCTTCCGTGACGGCAAACCGTTATTCACCCGGGTGAATATGAACCTGCCCTACACCGAGCAACGCCTTGATCCGGGCATCACCGTGGCTGGCATTACCATGAAATCAACCCGATCCCAGCAGACTGCCATCGTCAAAGTCGACACCGATGACTTCAAAGCGGAGTTGGAGTGGGACCTGATTCACCCAATGGGAGACAGCATTGCGCTGAGCAAAAATGCCCAAGACGATGCCATTGCCCGGGAGCTGACTTATGTGCACCCGGAGGGCTTTTGCAAGGTGACGGGCGACATCCACCTTCGTACCGGTGAAGTGATCACTATTGATGACAAGGGCTTTCGCGATCTAAGCGTGGGGCCCCGTAACTGGACCGGCTTAATTCATTATCGCTTGGCCTGGCCGATTTTTGATAACGGGGTTGGCTGTGTGGCTGTGCACGGCATTACCACCGGTGGTGACAGCTACCAGAAAATCCTCCACGACGGTGAGCAATGGCTGACTCTGGAAAAGGTGGAGGAGCAAATCACCTATGAAGACGACGAAATTGGTTTCAAGCACGTGCATTGGAAGGTGTGGGACGAAAAAGGACGCTTGTGGGACTTTACCGGCAAACCCCTGTTCCGATGGATGTTCCCCTATGACTCCTTCATGTTTGTCGAGCAGATGATGGAATACACCCTGGCGGACGGCACCAAAGGCTACGGCATGGGCGAGGGCGGATTCAGCTTTCCCTGGCAGGGAAACGGAAATTGA